CAATACATGCTTGAAACTTAAGGCTTTGTTTGGTtatataaatgagataaaaaatctgtgaatagtagtgagatagtttgtggATAGTAGGTAAATAATTTGAGTTTagatgttttatggggttttggaaaatgagagaaaaagttaaataaaaatattataaagttaaagtattgttagaatataattttttaatataatttttattatttttgttttgagatttgaaaaagttcaattgtttattgtgttttgtttgaaagtatgggaaagttgtaatgattgggtaatgattagatgaaaaagttgaaaagttagaaaatttgaaattggaaAGTGTTTGCATTTGAATGGTGTTTAGATGCTGAGATGAGGTAAGATGAACGGGATGAGTTGGGTTGAGATCAAATGTGAAACCAAACGGGGCCTTACAAAAGTTGCATTTTCCTTAATGTTTGTGACGTCAAGCATTCAATTCAACCTTGTTGGACATTTTCTGATAAGTCCAGTGGGCCTGAGGGGACTTGAACTAGTGACCATTGATGAGCAAACCCAAAACCtgacagaagaagaagaagaagaagaagaagaaacttgATGGTTGAAATTTCATGTTGATTTCTTATCTCAGAATTTCTGCATGATTGCGTGTGATGACCTTGGTCCAATGCTTAGCTATATTAAATGTCTGCATATTTGCACCTTATCTCTCTGTCCATTCTTTGGCTATTATTGTTGTGACACGATTTTGTGTTGGTTTGAAGTTGCTGTGTTGATATATTCACTCTtgagttttatgatttttttatttttatttttattttttatcacctGTCACTAGTCGAAAGGTTGTTAAACGAGTTGaatttatctttaatttagGCATTTTTTTCCCTTGATGCTGCTCTATTTTGTTCCCAATATTAAGATTTTTCACTTAAATGgatttaattttacaaaattttcaggCTGATAATTATGAGAAAGTATTCTCCCACATGAAGCCAAACAGCATTCTTGGGCTTTCACATGGTTTTCTTCTAGGCCATTTGCAGTCAATGGGACGTGATTTCCCCAAGGAAATTAGTGTCATTGCTGTGTGCCCTAAGGGAATGGGTCCTTCTGTAAGGAGACTTTATGTCCAAGGCAAAGAGATAAATGGTGCAGGCATTAATTCAAGTTTTGCAGTTCACCAGGTGGCCTATCTATCTGTGTCTCTgtgtctatctctttctctctcgttCGTCTTAACTGATTATTCAGAGTCTCTGCAGGACGTTGATGGTAGAGCCACAGATGTTGCCCTAGGATGGTCAGTTGCTCTTGGTTCTCCTTTCACATTTGCCACTACACTAGAGCAGGAATATAAGAGTGACATCTTTGGGGAGCGTGGTGAGTGTAGCTTCCTACAGTGTTACATCGTTTTGCTTTAATACTTGATCCTTAACTTTTAGCTCTTGTGAACTATAGGCATTTTGCTTGGTGCCGTCCATGGAATTGTGGAGTCCTTATTTAGAAGGTATACAGAAAATGGAATGAGTGAAGATCTGGCTTACAAGAACACTGTTGAGTGCATCACAGGAATAATATCAAAGACCATCTCAACCAAGGTTGGATTCTAGGGCTGAAATTGCAAAattctatctttttcttttgcatcTGTGTTTATATGTATTATGTGGGAGTATCTTTATTGATAATGGTTTGATGTTTTCTTCCTTAAAGGGTATGTTGGCTGTATACAACTCCTTGTCTGAAGAGGGCAAAAGGGAATTTGAGTCCGCGTATAGTGCATCATTTTATCCCTGCATGGACATCCTGTATGAATGCTATGAAGATGTGGCCAGTGGTAGTGAGATCCGCAGTGTTGTGTTGGCTGGGCGTCGCTTTTATGTACGTTTTCTCTTATATTTATTGAAAGTTGTTTTCTCATATATTTGTGATGGGAAGTTAATATGTGATCTCAATGTGGTACCACCCGagaatttgttattttattacttttaaaacTTTATGGTTGTctcaacatataatatatatatatatatataacatttatgATTGTCTCAGCTCTTTCTATCATTAAATTTAACTTGGATAACATTGTTGTTATATTTAGTAATCCTGCTTATGCCTTATTTTACAGGAAAAAGATGGTCTACCAGCTTTCCCAATGGGTAAAATTGATCAGACTCGGATGTGGAAAGTTGGTGAACGTGTCCGATTAGCTCGGCCAGCAGGAGACCTTGGCCCATTATATCCTTTCACTGCTGGTGTTTATGTGGCATTAATGATGGCGCAGGTGTGAAACTCCTTAATTAAGGAGAAGCTACCGTGAAGTTCAGTTTGCATgtatacttgtcaaaaaaataaaagtttcattTGCATGTATATGTCTATAGGATCTGATTACACTGTCAATGCTTGAGTTTTGAAGCTTTCTTGACTAAGAACAAAATCTTTTCTGCATGCTATCTAACATATTTCTTtcgaatattctttttaaaaactcCAGATTGAGATACTGAGGAAGAAAGGGCACTCATACTCTGAGATCATTAATGAAAGTGTGATTGAGTCGGTTGATTCCTTGAATCCCTTTATGCATGCTCGTGGAGTTTCTTTCATGGTTGATAATTGTTCAACAACAGCACGATTGGGATCAAGGAAATGGGCTCCACGTTTTGATTACATCA
The genomic region above belongs to Carya illinoinensis cultivar Pawnee chromosome 4, C.illinoinensisPawnee_v1, whole genome shotgun sequence and contains:
- the LOC122307563 gene encoding ketol-acid reductoisomerase, chloroplastic-like — translated: MAAAATSSFSSSLSVRTSSSSSSICKTPKPVSKPFSLGFATSFSKGLKALRATTPGFVGGSALGAKMVSVPAIKPLTLLDFETKVFKKENVNLAGNDEYIVRGGRNLFPLLVDAFKGIKQIGIIGWGSQGPAQAQNLRDSLAEAKSDIVVKIGLRTGSRSFAEARAAGFTEENGTLGDMWETVSGSDLVLLLISDSAQADNYEKVFSHMKPNSILGLSHGFLLGHLQSMGRDFPKEISVIAVCPKGMGPSVRRLYVQGKEINGAGINSSFAVHQDVDGRATDVALGWSVALGSPFTFATTLEQEYKSDIFGERGILLGAVHGIVESLFRRYTENGMSEDLAYKNTVECITGIISKTISTKGMLAVYNSLSEEGKREFESAYSASFYPCMDILYECYEDVASGSEIRSVVLAGRRFYEKDGLPAFPMGKIDQTRMWKVGERVRLARPAGDLGPLYPFTAGVYVALMMAQIEILRKKGHSYSEIINESVIESVDSLNPFMHARGVSFMVDNCSTTARLGSRKWAPRFDYIITQQALVAVDNGALINQDLISNFLSDPVHGAIEVCAQLRPTVDISVPPDADFVRPELRQSSN